In Arthrobacter sp. MN05-02, one genomic interval encodes:
- a CDS encoding ferredoxin: MTYVIAQPCVDVKDKACIEECPVDCIYEGERSLYIHPDECVDCGACEPVCPVEAIYYEDDTPEQWAEYYKANVEFFDDLGSPGGAAKVGNTGFDHPIIAALPPQNQPA, from the coding sequence GTGACCTACGTAATCGCGCAGCCATGCGTGGACGTCAAGGACAAGGCCTGTATCGAAGAGTGCCCTGTCGACTGCATCTATGAGGGCGAGCGGTCGCTCTACATCCACCCCGACGAATGCGTGGACTGCGGTGCGTGCGAGCCCGTCTGCCCGGTGGAGGCCATCTACTACGAGGACGACACTCCCGAGCAGTGGGCCGAGTACTACAAGGCGAACGTCGAGTTCTTCGACGACCTCGGCTCGCCCGGCGGAGCCGCGAAGGTCGGCAACACGGGTTTCGACCACCCGATCATCGCTGCCCTGCCGCCCCAGAACCAGCCCGCGTAG
- a CDS encoding ArsR family transcriptional regulator — MIPYNRRMDTDEDLQARGRALSSPVRLRILRLCLHKARTNKEIAETLDLNPATALHHVRTLLSTGFLAADDARTGNRGAREIPYRATGLSWHSRIPNAAPVLVETFLQEIEGLQPSEIDVWRLGVRLNDEHRAEMMGRIRDVFEEYARRDPDEDGTATSIMLAHHLDRAAD, encoded by the coding sequence GTGATCCCGTACAATCGGCGGATGGACACAGACGAGGATCTCCAGGCCCGTGGACGGGCGCTCAGCTCCCCCGTCCGGCTCCGCATCCTGCGCCTGTGCCTCCACAAGGCGAGGACCAACAAGGAGATCGCGGAGACGCTGGATCTCAATCCGGCGACGGCGCTGCACCACGTGCGCACCCTCCTGTCCACCGGGTTCCTCGCGGCGGACGACGCCCGCACCGGCAACCGGGGCGCGAGGGAGATCCCCTACCGCGCCACGGGGTTGTCCTGGCACAGCCGCATCCCGAATGCCGCGCCCGTGCTCGTGGAGACGTTCCTGCAGGAGATCGAGGGCCTGCAGCCGTCCGAGATCGATGTCTGGCGCCTGGGCGTCCGGCTCAACGACGAGCACCGCGCCGAGATGATGGGACGCATCCGTGACGTGTTCGAGGAGTACGCCCGGCGCGACCCCGACGAGGACGGCACCGCCACCTCGATCATGCTCGCGCACCACCTGGACCGCGCCGCGGACTGA